The Thermococcus sibiricus MM 739 DNA window TGGCTGCAGATGATGGCAAAGATGTTGCTTTGCTAACTCCAGAAAAAGAAGTTAAACTTGGAGCAAAGGTAAGGTGAGTTTTCTCCCCCATTTTTATGTTTGCTGGATAAATTGAGAAATAATGGCAGGTGAGTAACTCAAAGCTTGAGTTCCACCCAGTTTTCTTTTCTTCCTTTGATTATTTTCACTAGTCCTTGCTTTTCAAGGCGTTTGAACATTCTCCAAGCTGTAGTTTTTGGGATCTCCAGAGCAGTTCTTACTTCTGCTTGGCTAGCTCTTCCACCTTTCTCTAAGATATAAAGTAATGCTCTCCTTTCATCTTCATTTAGATTAAAGAATTCGAGCTTTTTCAAGAATTCTTCTTTATCTATGTGGATTTCTGTTCTTTTAGGTTCTTTTCTCCTATTTCTGGCAAGGACAATAGAAATCAAGAGTATAACCACCAGAATTCCTAATGGTAAAAGATATTTGCTATAACTTTGTCCTTCCTCTGTAGGAGTTTCTTTGAATTCCAAAGTGTATGAGATACTTTGATTCCCAGGGGGCATTGTTATTACATTGGAAGCTATTTTGAGGGGTACTTCTGATAGGTCTACAATAACAGCATTTTCCGGGAGGATCACATTAAAGGAAGAATCCATAGACATGTTAAGCGTCCACACTAAACCCTCTTTATATGTTAAGTCAGGGGTGTAATAAGAGACATCAATAATTTGGGCCTCACCAACATATATCACCATATATCTGTCGTAAATCTCAAAATTTAATGGGTTGTTATTCTCATCAACGACTGCCAGTCCTTCGTAATTTTCTCCTAAAAATGGTAGAATTATCTGGGAGGAGTATTCATCGGGAATTATTTGATAATGCACTTTTACATAACCATCAGTGTACACAGTTAATTCCATCTCAGAGACTGTAAATTGGGCACTGATAAGGGGTAAAATTGCAAGGATGCTGATTAGAGATAGGATTTTCTTCATCTCCCGACCTCCTTAGGAATTTGCATTTATGAATTCCTCTACCTCTGTGAGAAGCCTGTTTGCTCTTTGCAAGTGCAGAATTGCACTGTTTACATCGTTTTTCTTAATGAGGCTAATTGCTATAGAAAACTCATTAATTGCACCTCTTAGTTGAATTTCTGCTCTTGTAGTCTGTATTCCTTTCTTCCGTAAGGTGGCAAGAGCGGTAGCATCTTTTCTAATCCTTTCTCTTGTCATCATTAGAAACACTTCTGTATTCATTTTTTCGCTTTTTACCTTTTCAATTGTCATGAAAAAATTTTTCATATAATCTGCATTTTCCCCGATCACTCTAAGGGCATCTATCCATTTTCCTTCATTCGCTAAGTAGGTCACTTGTAGATATATTCCTTTTATTTTTTCCATGGCTTTTTCAGCTTCTCCAGTCTCTCGTCCTCTTGATTTTGCGTATTCAATTGCTTTTTCAGCTGTTGTAATACTTTGATTGGTCTTTATAAGGAAGGATTTTACAATCATCTCTGCGTTTTTTGAAGTCAGCTTGGTTGTAAGATCTCTAGTCTCTATATCGAGTTCCATTTTCTTTTGTTTCGCTTTTTCTAGGCTTATTTTGGCCTCTTCAAGGTTTCCATTCTCTATATATTCAAGAACTTCAACATAAGCAGTTTTAGCTTCAACATAAGCCTTGGTCAGGTTCTCTACGTCTATCCCTTTACTTTTTGCTACTTCTATAAGCTTTTCCACATATGTAAAGTATGCGAAGACCCTGGTGCTCTCTTCCTGAATTTGTGTTCTTAAAACTCCGGGAGTTTTTTCATCTTCTTCGAGGGCCTTGAGAATCCCTTTGTAATACCTCATTGCACCCAGAGAATACTGAATTGCTTGGAGATAGTTTCCATTTTGATATTCGGTAAGAGCCTTTTCTTTAAGTTCTTTGGCTTTATCGTAGTCCTTTAGGAGATTCTCAGGTAATCTACTCTCCACTGGTTTCACTCGTATATTCACTAAAGTGCTAAGTTTTGTCAGTTGATTTATAATCTCTCCAGCGATCTCTTCGTTATTTTGTTCACCCAAATATTCACTAGTTGATTGATTTTGGGCAAAAGTAGCCCCTATGGGAATTAAACCTCCAATTAAGATAAGCATCAACCAAAGGCCACTAAATTTCATAATCTCTCACCCAAATGTATGTTGAATTGTACATCACTTTAGGGACTCGATGAAACGAAAGTTTCATATCGTTTCGTTCTTTTATTTTAATTGTGATTAGAATCTTTAATAAGTTTGGGCTCGGAATTCTATCCAGTTGGGGGAATTTTGATAAGTTTAAAAAGAAGT harbors:
- a CDS encoding helix-turn-helix transcriptional regulator, whose amino-acid sequence is MKKILSLISILAILPLISAQFTVSEMELTVYTDGYVKVHYQIIPDEYSSQIILPFLGENYEGLAVVDENNNPLNFEIYDRYMVIYVGEAQIIDVSYYTPDLTYKEGLVWTLNMSMDSSFNVILPENAVIVDLSEVPLKIASNVITMPPGNQSISYTLEFKETPTEEGQSYSKYLLPLGILVVILLISIVLARNRRKEPKRTEIHIDKEEFLKKLEFFNLNEDERRALLYILEKGGRASQAEVRTALEIPKTTAWRMFKRLEKQGLVKIIKGRKENWVELKL